One part of the Salinimonas iocasae genome encodes these proteins:
- a CDS encoding TonB-dependent receptor → MTFTPARLGYLAFAVTAALSHITHAATVDGQARISKENAEDENIEVIEVVGDRAVAAQLNPSNAEVAGIFGNSMTLKSLPRAATSLSEAALTTYNIESLHDIAKVAPNTYAASGFGTPSLPTVRGQLGELFQDGIRRQAGNNGFGIPFSFNSVGQLNVIKGPPTVLLGSTQRNGGFVDIRSKVASVSQASGQVSLKAGRWDDYELLADYSAPWVTEKTAVRVSAQIKNADSFYDFAEHKSENLYATFRYQPDSRLTWDLSTEYYHADYPDIAGVNRPTQALIDDGLYITGQGQQPDGSYIPGAGAVISPTGEVKLPRNRVLTHPDDINTAETYILRSNLSMQVSEQIQLRNISYYQHLEREEIAQNSFVEIIDGADTAQNRTEIDISLTQSQLTTLALDVRYNDVLGYSQFTTEADNPIDLAGPLQNRVIPLSDEQQRRLVLLRPGVFVSPGAQYDTDQDGQGDFNLSDTTDSTTWQTGLAIQQTSDWTDAFTTIAGYRIDYYDVSATDALPPDGVTTPASDTYTDTLHAWQLNALYALTDDINIYAAVGKNDATSNSMAGGTTLGADNLISAANFATENTLYELGLKYSPFEALFTAVSVFDQTRSLRNRDGSNSGIQTRGLELEAFYQGQSFWLNGSYSYLDARYDNSAAAQGTREVRDAFDASRPDIIEGTAAGSPAFTSFAPSDRKVQGVAPQLISINGAVDVGNAFTLGGSFIYTKSFPLDFLQTVKIRDQVRWDFNASYQFSPALQVRIDIVNVTDEENWQPVFEGGYFGATLAMPVLPRHTSATLQYRF, encoded by the coding sequence ATGACGTTCACACCAGCAAGACTGGGATATCTGGCCTTTGCAGTGACTGCTGCGCTTTCTCACATTACCCACGCTGCCACCGTCGACGGACAAGCCCGAATCAGCAAAGAGAATGCTGAGGATGAGAATATTGAGGTTATCGAAGTCGTTGGTGACAGGGCCGTCGCTGCACAGCTTAATCCATCCAACGCGGAAGTAGCCGGTATTTTTGGCAATTCCATGACGCTTAAATCTTTGCCGCGAGCCGCAACCAGCCTGAGTGAGGCCGCACTAACAACATACAATATAGAGTCGTTGCACGATATCGCCAAAGTCGCCCCCAATACTTACGCTGCCAGTGGCTTTGGTACCCCAAGCCTGCCTACGGTGAGGGGACAGCTGGGTGAGCTGTTCCAGGACGGTATTCGGCGGCAGGCAGGGAACAACGGGTTTGGGATCCCGTTTTCGTTCAACAGTGTCGGTCAGCTGAATGTGATTAAAGGCCCTCCTACTGTATTGCTTGGCAGTACACAGCGTAACGGTGGTTTTGTTGATATTCGCTCGAAGGTTGCTTCAGTTTCGCAGGCCAGCGGACAGGTTTCATTGAAAGCAGGGCGCTGGGACGATTACGAGCTGCTGGCCGACTACTCCGCGCCCTGGGTCACTGAAAAAACTGCGGTCAGAGTCAGTGCACAAATTAAAAACGCTGACAGCTTCTACGATTTTGCTGAACATAAAAGTGAAAATCTGTACGCAACCTTCAGGTATCAGCCAGATAGCAGGCTCACCTGGGACCTGTCGACGGAATATTATCACGCAGATTATCCGGATATCGCCGGTGTGAATCGTCCTACGCAGGCTCTTATCGACGATGGGCTTTATATCACCGGGCAGGGCCAGCAGCCGGATGGTTCATATATCCCCGGCGCGGGCGCCGTTATCTCTCCAACTGGTGAAGTTAAGCTGCCCCGCAACCGGGTTCTGACCCATCCCGATGATATCAATACGGCTGAAACATATATTCTTCGCAGTAACCTGAGCATGCAGGTGTCCGAACAAATCCAGCTCAGGAATATCTCTTACTACCAGCACCTGGAGCGAGAGGAGATTGCTCAGAACAGTTTTGTTGAAATTATTGACGGCGCAGATACTGCGCAGAACCGCACAGAAATAGATATTTCCCTCACTCAAAGTCAGTTAACCACGCTGGCTCTGGATGTCAGATACAATGATGTGCTTGGTTACAGCCAGTTTACGACTGAAGCAGATAACCCTATTGATTTGGCGGGGCCCTTGCAAAACAGAGTCATCCCTCTATCAGATGAGCAGCAACGGCGGTTAGTACTGTTGCGACCGGGCGTCTTTGTTTCGCCCGGTGCGCAATATGATACTGATCAGGACGGGCAAGGCGACTTTAACCTTTCTGACACCACTGACTCCACCACCTGGCAAACGGGCCTGGCTATTCAGCAAACCTCGGACTGGACTGACGCATTCACCACTATCGCGGGATATCGTATTGACTATTATGATGTTAGTGCTACTGACGCGTTGCCACCTGATGGCGTTACCACACCAGCCTCAGATACGTATACCGACACGTTACATGCCTGGCAACTCAATGCCTTGTATGCGCTGACAGATGACATCAACATTTATGCGGCGGTTGGCAAAAATGACGCCACCTCAAACAGCATGGCTGGCGGCACAACGTTAGGTGCTGATAATCTGATTTCAGCCGCTAATTTTGCTACCGAAAACACCTTGTACGAGCTTGGCCTGAAATATAGCCCGTTTGAAGCATTATTTACGGCAGTGTCGGTGTTTGACCAGACCCGCAGCCTGCGTAACCGCGACGGAAGTAATTCAGGTATACAAACCAGGGGACTGGAATTGGAAGCGTTTTACCAGGGCCAGTCATTCTGGCTAAACGGCAGCTACAGTTATCTGGATGCCCGGTATGATAATTCTGCCGCTGCGCAGGGTACCCGAGAGGTAAGGGATGCCTTTGATGCCAGTCGGCCGGATATCATTGAGGGAACGGCTGCTGGTTCGCCTGCCTTTACCTCCTTTGCGCCTTCAGACAGAAAGGTTCAGGGGGTCGCCCCACAACTTATCAGTATTAATGGTGCGGTTGATGTTGGTAACGCATTTACGCTTGGCGGTAGCTTTATCTATACCAAATCGTTTCCGCTGGACTTTCTTCAGACGGTCAAAATTCGTGACCAGGTGCGCTGGGATTTCAATGCCAGCTATCAGTTTTCTCCTGCACTGCAAGTCAGAATAGACATTGTAAATGTCACCGATGAGGAAAACTGGCAGCCGGTGTTCGAAGGAGGCTATTTTGGTGCCACGCTGGCTATGCCGGTGCTTCCGCGTCATACCAGTGCAACGCTGCAATATCGTTTTTAA
- a CDS encoding FAD-dependent oxidoreductase, translating into MYKKAALLSVFVLLIGTFFFFDLNQYFTLEGLKSSVSDFRNQIDANPLFSAIVFFVVYVIVTALSLPGAAILTLAAGALFGLWTGLLIASFASTVGATLAFLSARFVFRQSVKKRFAARLDKIDRGVEKQGAFYLFTLRLVPVFPFFIINLAMGLTSLKVWTFYWVSQVGMLAGTLVYVNAGTQLAQIDSLSGIVSADLIFSFVLLGLFPWIAKGIVGLINRRNIYKGYTKPKRFDRNLVVIGAGAGGLVTSYIGAAVKSRVTLVEAGEMGGDCLNYGCVPSKALIKSARVAHQSRHLSQYGLCDHEPEIPFSRVMQRINDVITRIAPNDSVERYTDLGVDVQKGYARIIDPWTVEITRENNETITLTTRSIVIATGARPFVPTLPGIEKSGYVTSDTLWSQFASLTTSPERLVILGGGPIGCELAQAFSRLGSRVTLIEQASQLMGKEDAEVAEYVTNTLKAEGVEVLTSHQATAFSQDENGHYVTVSREGKTSPVYYDEVIIAVGRQARLSGFGLEELGVPCNRTIETNAYLQTNFPNIYAAGDVAGPYQFTHVASHQAWYAAVNALFGTFKQFKVDYRVIPWTTYVDPEVARVGLNETEARAQNIDFEITRYEFAELDRAITESAGKGYIKVLTKKGKDDILGVTIISEHAGDLIAEFVLAMKHKLGLNKILGTIHAYPTWAEGAKYAAGNWKRAHAPETLLNYVEKYHRWRRG; encoded by the coding sequence ATGTATAAAAAGGCCGCCCTGCTGAGTGTATTCGTATTGCTTATCGGAACATTCTTTTTTTTCGATCTAAATCAGTATTTCACCCTCGAAGGACTCAAGTCATCCGTCAGCGATTTTCGCAATCAAATTGATGCGAACCCTTTATTCAGCGCCATTGTATTTTTTGTCGTGTATGTCATCGTTACCGCACTGTCATTGCCAGGTGCCGCGATCCTCACGCTTGCGGCGGGCGCGCTGTTTGGGTTGTGGACTGGCTTGCTGATAGCGTCTTTCGCCTCGACAGTGGGGGCCACCCTGGCCTTTTTAAGTGCACGCTTCGTTTTTCGACAAAGTGTCAAAAAGCGTTTTGCTGCCCGGTTAGATAAAATTGATCGTGGCGTGGAAAAGCAGGGCGCGTTTTATCTGTTTACTCTGCGTCTTGTGCCCGTCTTTCCGTTTTTCATTATCAATCTGGCGATGGGCTTAACCTCTTTAAAGGTATGGACGTTTTATTGGGTGAGTCAGGTTGGCATGCTTGCAGGAACATTGGTTTATGTAAACGCGGGTACCCAGCTCGCGCAGATTGACAGTCTGTCAGGCATTGTATCGGCCGATCTGATTTTTAGCTTTGTATTACTGGGTTTGTTTCCCTGGATAGCAAAAGGCATCGTGGGCCTGATTAATCGGCGAAATATCTATAAGGGCTACACTAAACCCAAGCGATTTGACCGCAACCTTGTTGTTATTGGTGCTGGTGCGGGTGGCCTGGTCACTTCCTATATCGGTGCTGCGGTGAAGTCACGTGTTACGCTGGTTGAGGCCGGGGAGATGGGAGGCGACTGCCTTAACTATGGATGTGTGCCCAGTAAAGCGCTAATCAAGTCTGCCCGTGTGGCTCATCAATCCCGGCATTTATCACAGTATGGTCTGTGCGATCATGAACCTGAAATACCTTTTTCCAGGGTAATGCAGCGCATCAATGATGTTATAACGCGAATCGCGCCAAATGACAGTGTTGAGCGTTATACAGACCTGGGCGTTGATGTTCAAAAAGGTTATGCCAGGATTATCGATCCCTGGACTGTCGAAATTACCCGCGAAAACAATGAAACCATAACGCTGACCACCAGAAGTATTGTCATCGCCACAGGCGCACGGCCCTTCGTGCCAACACTGCCGGGTATTGAAAAGAGTGGTTATGTTACATCCGATACGCTGTGGTCCCAGTTTGCCTCACTGACAACCTCACCTGAACGGCTGGTAATACTGGGGGGCGGCCCAATTGGATGCGAACTTGCTCAGGCGTTTAGTCGGCTGGGAAGTCGGGTGACACTTATCGAGCAGGCATCACAGCTGATGGGCAAAGAAGATGCTGAAGTGGCTGAATATGTTACTAATACGCTCAAGGCTGAAGGTGTTGAGGTTCTTACCAGCCATCAGGCAACGGCATTTTCTCAGGATGAAAACGGACACTATGTCACGGTGAGCCGTGAGGGCAAAACATCGCCGGTCTATTATGATGAGGTGATTATTGCGGTCGGACGGCAAGCCAGACTATCAGGGTTCGGACTGGAAGAGCTGGGCGTACCGTGCAACCGTACGATTGAAACCAACGCATATCTGCAGACGAATTTCCCTAATATTTATGCAGCTGGCGATGTGGCAGGCCCTTACCAGTTTACCCATGTAGCATCTCATCAGGCGTGGTATGCCGCAGTTAACGCGTTATTCGGTACCTTTAAGCAATTCAAAGTGGACTACCGTGTGATTCCGTGGACTACCTATGTGGACCCGGAAGTTGCCAGGGTTGGCTTAAATGAAACCGAAGCCAGAGCGCAGAATATTGATTTTGAAATTACCCGGTATGAATTTGCAGAACTAGACCGTGCAATAACCGAAAGTGCAGGTAAAGGGTATATCAAAGTGCTCACAAAAAAAGGCAAAGACGATATTCTGGGCGTAACGATCATCAGTGAGCATGCGGGCGATCTTATTGCTGAATTTGTGCTGGCGATGAAACATAAACTGGGTTTAAACAAAATACTGGGAACTATCCATGCTTATCCGACCTGGGCTGAGGGCGCTAAATACGCTGCAGGAAACTGGAAGCGGGCGCATGCGCCGGAAACACTTCTCAACTATGTGGAAAAGTATCATCGCTGGCGTCGGGGTTAA